Within the Bacillus sp. FSL K6-3431 genome, the region TTGATCATATTAATCGCCGCACACTGAAATTAGGCAATGTTCATACCCTTATCCTAGATGAAGCAGATGAAATGCTAAATATGGGCTTCATTGACGATATCGAATCGATTCTTGAAACGGTTCCTGCAGAAAGACAAACACTGTTATTTTCTGCTACAATGCCAACACCGATTCGTCGCATCGCATCTAGATTCATGAAAGATCCTGAAGTTGTGAAAGTTGAAGCAAAAGAAATGACAGTTCCTTTGATTGAACAATTTTTTGTAAAAGTTCATGAAAGAGAAAAGTTTGATGTACTGTCACGTCTAATTGATGTTCACTCACCTGAATTGGCGATCATATTCGGTCGTACGAAACGTCGTGTGGATGAACTTGCAAATGCTCTAACACTTAGAGGATATACTGCAGAAGGTATTCATGGAGACTTAACACAAGCGAAGCGTATGTCTGTCTTGAAAAAGTTCAAAGAAGGTAAAGTAGATGTACTTGTGGCAACAGATGTTGCAGCACGCGGTCTAGATATTTCTGGCGTAACACATGTATATAACTATGATATTCCTCAAGATCCTGAAAGCTATGTGCACAGAATCGGTAGAACGGGACGTGCGGGTAAAGAAGGAATGGCTATTACGTTTGTTAGTCCGCGTGAGATGGGTTATTTACGAATCGTAGAGCAGACAACGAAAAAACGTATGCAACCAATGCTTCCACCTACATGGGATGAAGCTTTGGAAGGTCAACAACAAATTACGATTCAAAAGATTGAAGATGCAATTAAAGAAGATAAGTTGGAAGGTTACACTGCAGCAG harbors:
- a CDS encoding DEAD/DEAH box helicase; the encoded protein is MTKFSDLNLSQSILKAVNRMGFEEATPIQAKTIPLGLEGKDIIGQAQTGTGKTAAFGIPLIEKLDIKASHVQGIIIAPTRELAIQVSEELYKIGTDARAKVLAIYGGSDIQRQIRALKKGPHIIVGTPGRILDHINRRTLKLGNVHTLILDEADEMLNMGFIDDIESILETVPAERQTLLFSATMPTPIRRIASRFMKDPEVVKVEAKEMTVPLIEQFFVKVHEREKFDVLSRLIDVHSPELAIIFGRTKRRVDELANALTLRGYTAEGIHGDLTQAKRMSVLKKFKEGKVDVLVATDVAARGLDISGVTHVYNYDIPQDPESYVHRIGRTGRAGKEGMAITFVSPREMGYLRIVEQTTKKRMQPMLPPTWDEALEGQQQITIQKIEDAIKEDKLEGYTAAANDLITQHGDTVAIVAAALKALTKEPDKTPVHITAERPLPSKGEGQGGGGNRNRRGGKPNHQSSYKGNRKPQRRTGGKRP